The following proteins are encoded in a genomic region of Mycolicibacterium confluentis:
- a CDS encoding (2Z,6E)-farnesyl diphosphate synthase, with translation MDIIPPRLKEPVYRLYEMRLRHDLKRSRSQLPRHIAVLCDGNRRWARDAGYDDVSVGYRMGAAKIAEMLRWCQAAGIEMTTVYLLSTENLRRDPEELAALIEIITEVVEEICAPANHWSVRTVGDLELLGDETARRLRHAVESTPSEDSAGAFHVNVAVGYGGRQEIVDAVRALLSKELANGATAEQLIDAVSVEGISENLYTSGQPDPDLVIRTSGEQRLSGFLLWQSAYSEMWFTEAHWPEFRRVDFLRALRDYSARHRRFGI, from the coding sequence GTGGACATCATTCCCCCGCGTCTCAAAGAGCCCGTTTATCGGCTCTATGAAATGCGGCTGCGCCACGACCTGAAGCGATCTCGCTCACAACTGCCTCGCCACATCGCCGTGCTGTGCGACGGAAACCGGCGCTGGGCACGGGATGCGGGGTACGACGACGTCAGCGTCGGCTACCGGATGGGCGCGGCGAAGATCGCCGAGATGCTGCGTTGGTGTCAGGCCGCGGGCATCGAGATGACCACCGTGTACCTGCTGTCGACCGAGAATCTGCGCCGCGATCCCGAGGAGTTGGCGGCGCTGATCGAGATCATCACCGAGGTGGTCGAGGAGATCTGCGCGCCGGCCAACCATTGGAGCGTGCGCACCGTCGGAGACCTCGAACTGCTGGGCGACGAGACGGCCCGCAGGCTGCGGCACGCGGTCGAGTCCACACCGTCGGAGGATTCCGCCGGGGCCTTCCACGTCAACGTCGCGGTCGGCTACGGCGGCCGCCAGGAGATCGTCGACGCCGTGCGCGCGCTGCTGTCCAAGGAGCTGGCCAACGGCGCGACGGCCGAGCAGTTGATCGACGCGGTCTCGGTCGAGGGGATCTCGGAGAACCTCTACACGTCGGGCCAACCCGATCCCGATCTGGTGATCCGGACGTCGGGCGAGCAGCGGCTCTCGGGGTTCCTGCTGTGGCAGAGCGCGTACTCGGAGATGTGGTTCACCGAGGCGCACTGGCCCGAGTTCCGGCGGGTGGACTTCCTGCGCGCCCTGCGCGACTACAGCGCACGACATCGACGGTTCGGGATCTGA